The following coding sequences are from one Nicotiana tomentosiformis chromosome 3, ASM39032v3, whole genome shotgun sequence window:
- the LOC138908297 gene encoding uncharacterized mitochondrial protein AtMg00860-like, with amino-acid sequence MELINQLFKPYLDSFMIVFIDDILIYSRCREEHEQLLWIVLQTLRDSQLHAKLSKYEFWFDSVFFLGHVVSAKGIKVDANKIEAVQNWLRPTSTTEMRSFLGLVGYYRWFMEGISSIVAPLTRLTKKSALFWWSDECELSFQKLKNALTTASVLVLPIGSGSYIVYSDASRIGLVQY; translated from the coding sequence ATGGAATTGATAAATCAGTTATTTAAGCCATATTTGGATTCTTTCatgatcgtcttcattgatgatattttgatttactctcgttgtcgagaggagcatgagcagcttctttggattgtacttcagactctgagagatagtcagttacATGCCAAGctttcaaagtatgagttttggttTGACTCAGTTTTctttttagggcatgttgtatctgccaagggcattaaagtggatgctaacaagattgaggcagttcagaactggctaagacctacttcaactacagAGATGAGGAGCTTCCTaggtttggtgggttattatcgCTGGTTCATGGAGGGGATTTCTTCCATCGTAGCCCCATTAACTAGATTGACCAAGAAGAGTGCCCTATTCTggtggtccgatgagtgtgagttaagctttcaaaagctcaagaatgctttgactacagcctcagtgttagtgttgcctataggttcaggatCCTACATTGTGTATTctgatgcatcacgtattgggttggtgcagtattga